A genome region from Glycine max cultivar Williams 82 chromosome 5, Glycine_max_v4.0, whole genome shotgun sequence includes the following:
- the LOC100777982 gene encoding alpha N-terminal protein methyltransferase 1 isoform X1 — translation MVYFLSSYSLLSTSTLGLTASYFSSFSFPSNSKIRCMDAGGLDSDGREFNTAEDMWREQAGDPSKKTQWYRDGVSYWEGVKANMDGVLGGFANVNEPDISCSEDFLNILLSERFPPAADARRQPLVALDCGSGIGRVTKNLLIRYFNEVDLLEPVSHFLETARETLASGCQTNSDMHKAVNFYCVPLQDFTPDTARYDVIWIQWCIGHLTDEDFVSFFKSAKVGLKAGGFFVLKENIARSGFVLDNEDRSVTRSDLYFKELFSRCGLHVYKSKDQKGFPEELFAVKMYALTTDPPKKAPRAKSKTSTNRPRTIM, via the exons ATGGTGTATTTCCTTTCCTCATATTCTCTATTGAGCACGAGCACTTTGGGACTCACAGCTTCgtacttttcttctttctctttccccTCGAACTCAAAAATAAGGTGCATGGACGCCGGCGGCTTAGATTCCGATGGCCGTGAATTCAACACCGCCGAGGACATGTGGAGGGAACAGGCGGGTGACCCTAGCAAGAAGACCCAGTGGTATCGTGACGGCGTCTCCTACTGGGAG GGTGTTAAGGCAAATATGGATGGGGTATTGGGAGGGTTTGCAAATGTGAACGAGCCTGACATAAGTTGCAGTGAGGATTTCTTGAACATTCTCTTGTCTGAACGTTTTCCTCCTGCTGCTGATGCTAGACGCCAACCACTTGTTGCTCTTG ATTGTGGTTCTGGCATTGGCAGAGTCACCAAAAATCTGTTAATAAGATACTTCAATGAG GTTGATCTTCTGGAGCCAGTATCACATTTCTTAGAGACTGCACGTGAAACTTTGGCTTCGGGATGTCAGACAAATTCAGATATGCACAAAGCAGTTAATTTTTACTGTGTTCCTCTTCAG GATTTTACACCAGATACTGCAAGATATGATGTAATATGGATTCAATGGTGTATAGGTCATCTTACAGATGaagattttgtttcatttttcaagAGTGCAAAG GTTGGCCTCAAAGCAGGTGGATTTTTTGTCCTGAAGGAGAATATTGCCAGATCTG GATTCGTGCTTGATAATGAAGACCGAAGTGTTACAAGATCTGATTTGTACTTCAAAGAGCTATTTTCTCGTTGTGGATTACATGTTTACAAATCAAAG GATCAGAAAGGATTCCCCGAAGAATTATTTGCTGTGAAGATGTATGCACTAACTACAGACCCTCCAAAGAAGGCTCCCCGAGCAAAATCCAAAACATCAACTAATAGACCTAGAACCATTATGTGA
- the LOC100777982 gene encoding alpha N-terminal protein methyltransferase 1 isoform X2 translates to MVYFLSSYSLLSTSTLGLTASYFSSFSFPSNSKIRCMDAGGLDSDGREFNTAEDMWREQAGDPSKKTQWYRDGVSYWEGVKANMDGVLGGFANVNEPDISCSEDFLNILLSERFPPAADARRQPLVALDCGSGIGRVTKNLLIRYFNEVDLLEPVSHFLETARETLASGCQTNSDMHKAVNFYCVPLQDFTPDTARYDVIWIQWCIGHLTDEDFVSFFKSAKVGLKAGGFFVLKENIARSGFVLDNEDRSVTRSDLYFKELFSRCGLHVYKSKPFEIFNMVSYFPMTRRIRT, encoded by the exons ATGGTGTATTTCCTTTCCTCATATTCTCTATTGAGCACGAGCACTTTGGGACTCACAGCTTCgtacttttcttctttctctttccccTCGAACTCAAAAATAAGGTGCATGGACGCCGGCGGCTTAGATTCCGATGGCCGTGAATTCAACACCGCCGAGGACATGTGGAGGGAACAGGCGGGTGACCCTAGCAAGAAGACCCAGTGGTATCGTGACGGCGTCTCCTACTGGGAG GGTGTTAAGGCAAATATGGATGGGGTATTGGGAGGGTTTGCAAATGTGAACGAGCCTGACATAAGTTGCAGTGAGGATTTCTTGAACATTCTCTTGTCTGAACGTTTTCCTCCTGCTGCTGATGCTAGACGCCAACCACTTGTTGCTCTTG ATTGTGGTTCTGGCATTGGCAGAGTCACCAAAAATCTGTTAATAAGATACTTCAATGAG GTTGATCTTCTGGAGCCAGTATCACATTTCTTAGAGACTGCACGTGAAACTTTGGCTTCGGGATGTCAGACAAATTCAGATATGCACAAAGCAGTTAATTTTTACTGTGTTCCTCTTCAG GATTTTACACCAGATACTGCAAGATATGATGTAATATGGATTCAATGGTGTATAGGTCATCTTACAGATGaagattttgtttcatttttcaagAGTGCAAAG GTTGGCCTCAAAGCAGGTGGATTTTTTGTCCTGAAGGAGAATATTGCCAGATCTG GATTCGTGCTTGATAATGAAGACCGAAGTGTTACAAGATCTGATTTGTACTTCAAAGAGCTATTTTCTCGTTGTGGATTACATGTTTACAAATCAAAG CCTTTTgaaattttcaacatggtctCTTACTTTCCTATGACAAGGAGGATACGGACATGA